One Ornithorhynchus anatinus isolate Pmale09 chromosome 2, mOrnAna1.pri.v4, whole genome shotgun sequence DNA segment encodes these proteins:
- the LOC100082740 gene encoding folate receptor alpha-like: protein MARDSLVLLLLLWAATAIHAGKDQLNVCMDAKHHKTEPGPEDDLHQQCSPWRDNACCTKNTSHAAHQDGSYLYNFNWQHCANMTPACKRHFIQDTCLYECSPNLGPWIQKVDASWRRERILNVPLCKEDCELWWKDCQTSYTCKSNWHKGWDWSSGQNRCPVQEACHPFPFYFPTPADLCQRIWSNSYRISNESRGSGRCIQMWFDPVEGNPNDAVARFYAGNLAPGLAPALSLLPVALPLGLLRLLLS from the exons ATGGCCCGGGATTCACTcgtgctactgctgctgctgtgggCGGCCACGGCCATCCACGCGGGGAAGGACCAGCTCAACGTCTGCATGGACGCCAAACACCACAAGACCGAGCCCGGCCCCGAGGATGACCTGCACCAGCAG TGCAGCCCCTGGAGGGATAACGCCTGCTGCACGAAGAACACCAGCCACGCGGCCCACCAGGACGGGTCCTACCTGTACAACTTCAACTGGCAACACTGCGCCAACATGACCCCGGCCTGCAAACGCCACTTCATCCAGGACACGTGTCTATACGAGTGCTCCCCGAACCTGGGGCCCTGGATTCAGAAG GTGGACGCGAGCTGGCGAAGGGAGAGGATCCTGAACGTGCCGCTGTGCAAGGAGGACTGTGAGCTGTGGTGGAAGGATTGCCAAACCTCTTACACCTGCAAGAGCAACTGGCACAAGGGCTGGGACTGGAGCAGTG GCCAGAACCGCTGCCCCGTCCAGGAAGCCTGCCACCCTTTCCCCTTCTACTTCCCCACGCCGGCGGACCTGTGCCAGCGCATCTGGAGCAACTCCTACCGCATCAGCAACGAGAGCCGGGGCAGCGGCCGCTGCATCCAGATGTGGTTCGACCCCGTGGAGGGGAACCCCAACGACGCCGTCGCCCGCTTCTACGCCGGCAACCtcgcccccggcctcgccccggccctctccctgctcccggtGGCCCTGCCCCTGGGGCTGCTCcggctgcttctctcctaa